A genomic region of Elaeis guineensis isolate ETL-2024a chromosome 9, EG11, whole genome shotgun sequence contains the following coding sequences:
- the LOC105052015 gene encoding autophagy-related protein 13b isoform X2 yields MASSPCNSYSEPPIIEQVITEFFAKSLHIILESRSPFVSSRNYSLDHFASSPSSSSSSSSSRPRDKWFNLALRGCPAALENFDLWRQSNLEPLVVDVLLVRQSSTMDMTRLSPGRCLLRNPSGKDKFPMSPRQDELGTRSEKIIERWIVQYESRKNSNFGKEMYLGSRKSSGVSHHSSEIPTLYKKTYKRTTVMLRSLYLFVRLLPAYKLFRELNSSGRIRPLSLSHRINFFIEPFTQAEDAEMNQFSFVPIDTPCGRLCLCVSYLPILEDVSSEPSTPLSTQFIMDYVGSPTTDPFKRFQSLPSAGLARRHSWSNDHGGMPSGSPSPSPTYSDSQAVHYNPTVHLPPHHLHDQPRSAISIPRNALAARKKNTSFEDYLSSFPFSAASSPFTPTHFYGGHLPNSLLRSGSAPVSIPSSRHGRNCGLLDQALPPSSSKPTRPGYSSQTDLLRAQNTSASRTSSPEGKLQTKKDPLSLGDFQTGISSAKAFSFGKDEAGTLPGLKCSSTCIPLSRSSSRLSLLDGFDDSEFDYPFADDEDTTESCNSFVVGVEERGKDEWLRPSSRSLLI; encoded by the exons ATGGCTTCATCTCCATGCAATTCCTACTCTGAACCTCCAATAATCGAGCAAGTGATCACCGAATTCTTTGCCAAGAGCCTCCATATCATACTTGAGTCGAGGTCTCCTTTTGTCTCCTCTCGTAATTATAGTTTGGATCATTTtgcctcctcaccttcctcctcttcctcatcaTCGAGCAGCCGGCCGAGGGATAAGTGGTTCAATTTGGCTTTACGAGGCTGCCCGGCGGCACTTGAGAATTTTGACCTCTGGCGGCAGAGCAATCTTGAACCATTGGTTGTTGATGTGCTCTTGGTCCGTCAATCCTCAACCATGGATATGACTCGCCTGTCTCCTGGTAGGTGCCTGCTGCGGAATCCCTCGGGGAAGGATAAGTTCCCAATGAGTCCCAGGCAGGATGAGCTTGGAACTAGAAGTGAGAAGATCATAGAGAGATGGATTGTTCAGTATGAGAGTCGAAAGAACAGCAACTTTGGAAAGGAAATGTACTTGGGTAGTAGGAAAAGTAGCGGTGTGTCTCATCACTCTTCTGAAATCCCAACTTTGTACAAGAAAACATACAAGAGAACTACCGTAATGCTTCGGTCTTTGTATCTGTTTGTTAGGCTGTTACCTGCATACAAACTTTTCCGTGAACTCAATTCCTCAGGCCGAATCCGCCCGCTTAGCCTTTCCCacagaatcaatttttttattgagcCTTTTACTCAGGCAGAGGATGCTGAGATGAACCAATTTAGTTTTGTGCCAATTGACACTCCATGTGGCAGATTGTGTCTGTGTGTCTCATACCTCCCAATATTGGAAGATGTGAGTTCAGAGCCTTCTACACCCTTGTCTACACAGTTTATAATGGATTATGTTGGTAGTCCAACAACTGATCCTTTTAAGAGATTCCAGTCACTCCCTTCAGCAGGACTGGCACGGCGACATAGTTGGAGCAATGACCATGGAGGCATGCCTTCGGGATCTCCCTCTCCATCACCTACATACTCTGATTCTCAAGCTGTGCATTATAACCCTACTGTACACCTCCCTCCTCATCACCTGCATGATCAGCCTCGTTCAGCAATCTCAATCCCGCGCAATGCTTTAGCAGCCCGTAAGAAAAACACAAGTTTTGAAGATTACTTATCATCATTTCCATTTTCGGCTGCATCTTCCCCTTTTACACCAACCCATTTTTATGGTGGCCATTTACCAAATTCTCTCCTACGCTCTGGGAGTGCTCCGGTCAGTATTCCTTCATCCAGGCATGGAAGAAATTGTGGCTTACTTGATCAGGCCCTGCCTCCATCTTCTTCTAAGCCTACAAGGCCTGGGTATTCTTCTCAAACTGATCTCCTCAGAGCTCAAAATACCTCTGCATCTCGGACTTCTTCCCCTGAAGGTAAGCTACAAACCAAGAAGGATCCATTGAGCTTGGGGGACTTTCAGACTGGCATATCATCGGCAAAG GCATTTTCTTTTGGGAAAGATGAAGCTGGAACCTTACCTGGACTCAAGTGCAGTTCAACATGCATCCCTTTGTCTAGAAGTTCTAGTAGGTTGTCTCTCCTGGATGGGTTTGATGATTCTGAATTTGATTATCCATTTGCTGATGACGAAGATACGACAGAGTCATGCAACAG TTTTGTAGTTGGtgtagaagaaagaggaaaggatgaATGGTTGAGGCCAAGTTCAAGATCCTTGCTTATCTAA
- the LOC105052014 gene encoding RING-H2 finger protein ATL72 — MPSTSTSPPIIQSLIIDIYYRRFLLQTPLYKQPTQLRPSLTGPAGSEPDSGMPGTSFDGNVVMILAVLLCALICALGLKSIVRCALRCSTRMAVDAEPNPVARFAQTGMRRKALRAMPTLVYSAGLKLHRANPECAICLSDFVPGERVRVLPKCNHGFHIGCIDRWLMARSSCPTCRRCLFGSSPKSPGCAAMNRPAPVPVQSVLVPLEPEGLVTNYES, encoded by the coding sequence ATGCCTTCTACTTCCACTTCTCCACCCATCATCCAATCTCTGATCATAGACATCTACTATAGAAGATTTCTGCTCCAAACTCCCCTCTACAAACAACCCACTCAACTAAGACCATCTTTGACCGGTCCGGCTGGTTCTGAGCCGGATTCCGGCATGCCGGGAACTAGCTTCGATGGCAACGTCGTCATGATCCTCGCCGTCCTCCTATGTGCTTTAATTTGTGCACTAGGACTCAAGTCCATCGTCCGATGTGCACTACGGTGCTCGACCAGGATGGCGGTCGACGCCGAGCCGAACCCGGTGGCCCGGTTCGCTCAGACCGGCATGAGGAGGAAGGCACTCCGGGCCATGCCCACCCTGGTCTACTCGGCCGGTCTCAAGCTCCATCGAGCTAACCCAGAGTGCGCCATCTGTCTCTCGGATTTCGTGCCCGGGGAACGGGTCCGTGTCCTACCCAAGTGCAACCATGGCTTCCATATTGGGTGCATCGACCGGTGGCTCATGGCTCGGTCATCGTGCCCAACCTGCCGGCGATGTTTGTTTGGTTCGAGCCCGAAGTCCCCGGGTTGCGCCGCGATGAACCGTCCGGCTCCTGTGCCAGTTCAGTCGGTCCTGGTACCCTTGGAACCAGAAGGTTTGGTTACCAATTATGAATCATAG
- the LOC109506230 gene encoding cytochrome b-c1 complex subunit 6-1, mitochondrial — MADEELVDPKKYLEERCQPRCVKALYEYRECVKRIKDDETGHKHCTGQYFDYWKCIDKCVAEKLFDKLK, encoded by the exons AT GGCAGATGAGGAGCTTGTTGATCCAAAGAAGTATCTTGAGGAACGTTGCCAGCCTAGATGTGTAAAAGCTTTATATGAATATCGG GAGTGTGTCAAGAGAATCAAGGATGATGAAACTGGGCACAAGCACTGCACTGGCCAATACTTTGACTATTGGAAATGCATTGATAAATGT GTTGCTGAGAAGCTTTTTGATAAACTAAAATGA